The proteins below come from a single Columba livia isolate bColLiv1 breed racing homer chromosome 28, bColLiv1.pat.W.v2, whole genome shotgun sequence genomic window:
- the LOC135576539 gene encoding scale keratin-like produces the protein MSCSDLRPAPTSVAVPQPIADSCNELCARQCPDSTALIQPPPVVVTFPGPILSSFPQQAVVGSSGAPAFGGSLGLGGLYGAGATQGSGGLCTFGRPSYASPACSPYVLPRYSRRLWDNCGPC, from the coding sequence ATGTCTTGCTCCGACCTGCGCCCAGCACCAACCAGCGTGGCCGTCCCCCAGCCCATCGCTGACAGCTGCAACGAGCTGTGCGCCCGGCAGTGCCCCGACTCGACGGCCCTCATCCAGCCACCCCCCGTCGTCGTCACCTTCcccggccccatcctcagctccttcccccagCAAGCCGTGGTGGGCTCCTCCGGAGCGCCCGCCTTTGGGggctccctggggctggggggcctcTACGGTGCTGGGGCCACCCAGGGCTCCGGGGGCCTCTGCACCTTTGGCAGACCCTCCTACGCTTCTCCCGCCTGCAGCCCTTACGTCTTGCCCCGCTACAGCAGGAGGCTGTGGGACAACTGTGGGCCCTGCTAG